The nucleotide sequence TCTACATGTAGCGTCGTAGTAtagtgtgttgttgttgttgttgttgttgttgttgttgttgttgttgttgttgttgttcacaTGTTTTGTGCCAGAAAGCGATGTGACTGAGTGTGAATTTTTTATCCACTGTTAAGTTTGATGAATACGTCCGATATTCGACAAATGATAAATCATAAATGAAACCTTGGTATTTCATTACAAAGTCATGGTTTACATGTTCGCATTTAACTACAGCAACATTGGCGGCCCTGAATGAAAATAGTATACTCATTTTTCAGTGCTGTCGTCTGCATCCACCATATGGCCGCCCTATCCGTATAGTCGATCACATGCACAATACTATGGGACGATCATACAATGTCACATAAGCacaataaacgaacttcgtttGGGGTTTTTTCCCGTTTTTTTTGGAGGAGGGTACGGTGTCAGTGCGATCGCTGAatttcattttcgcacttctaaccaaatttcggaCACTTTCATGCCTGTAATGATAACAAAGTTccgtatttactactgagatgataagttgattaaaatttacttctaatgtgatatataatgtttccggtagtattttaatgtgtttagcACCATGATTTTATATTGCATCGATGATCGTAATTATGTGAACgctacaatttcatcatggtttacatcatctAAAAACGTgtcgatgtcgcacttgtgaacgttcttTTAGGGAGAATTGTGTTCGTTTATTGTGCTTGTGCGActttgtgcgatcatccctaaaGTCGTCCATGCCGAACGCTGATATTTGCCCTAGCTAGAATTGTCAACTCAAAACCATCACCTTAGAGTGGCTCAGCATAAGCCTACAGTGTCGTAAAATGCTGGCACAGTGAGGCAGATCTTCTACGTACGATCACAAATCGTACGTACAAGATCTGCCTCACCTACACTTAATTTCCATTCCAAAGTGCAGTTTGTTTTATCGGGTTTTGTAAAAACGTATTgttgtcatttcaaaataaaggtataatataatagcaataagcCATCCCCTGGGGATTGTATACCCTTGGTTTTGACAAGTTGGCTCCATATACGCATGAGcgtcaactggtcaaaaccacGGGATATACAATCCCAGATGGTggtgtattatattgtattatgttatattatgttacaaTATCATTATATCTCATAACCTTATGGTGTATCCACGAGAAGGCTCATAATTGTTCAAATTCATCAACATCTCCTTACGTGGAGTGGGTGTTCCTTTTGATAAAGTATCCCAAATGTTGAAACCATCCAGGTTAGGATCTGCAAATGGACAAaagatacaaacaaatatataagaACTACTTAATGTGAATGAGCTCATTGAACAActatttattttcagatttagGTCCATAAATGCATCCGAATTATTAATATATGTCTCCTAGAATACAATAAACTATGTCATAAGGCTAATTCTCATTTATAGTTGTTAAGTTTAACTCATTTCAGGTTTGAGAGACACTTAGTCATTTGAGTGGCAAACGCTTTTAGTTATGACATCAAATCATAGTATTTCCTGTATTATGATAACATTTACTTGATATTTTAGAAGGTTTAGTGaaaaaacatgtttatataGACAAACTATTCGCAATGTTTAAGTTTTTTGGAGGCAAACGTGCTTAGTAATGTACTCATtttaattaaatgtaaaattagTAGTATAGGGCATGCGTTATAAAAGCTAAGGAAGAACTAGAAATCGGACTAAAGTGGAACTGGACTTCAATTAGTTTTGAACTGAAATTAGGATGGAACTGAAAAAAACTAGTCTACTATCTGAACCCGACTTCCTAGAAGTATCCTTAGCTTAACAAAAATTGGTGGTGTACAAACTCAGTTAATTCCATGTAGAGATCCCAGACTTGTGAATAGAATTGACTGAGTTGGTGTAAATGAGAGTTACTGGTCAAGTGTAAAGTAGACATGGACCATTAGTAACAATAACAAATGAATCAAAGCAGGCTATGTTCATCATCATAAATGACAGATTTTATCAGAAGAAATATAACGTTCCCTCTGAATTAAATTTGCTGTATAGATAATTGTACTGTTTTTAGAATTTGCAATCCTCTGTCAAATATTACTAACACTCACTATTTAAGATATCTTGGGATATAACAATGATATAAAATTAGGTCTTTACCTGGTTTTCCACCAGCCAAGGTGACCAAGGTTGGAAAAAAATCAGTCACGTGAATTAACCTGTGAATGAATACAAACAAACGAGCAGGCGTGAAAAGAATCTACTCTAGAACTTAGTTATGACCTGTTAGctgtaatattttaatgatcAACGTAATATATGAATAATAACTCAACATAGTTCCAAACGaaattcggcacatacatacatacatacatacatacatacatacatacatacatacatacatccagaAACAAAAAGGCTCGCGCGTGTGTGTCCAAGCACTATATGACTCCTTGAGCTAtgaggggtgagatcaatagttgaATATGGCCACCGTTCAGAAAAAGTGATGTCACACTAAAAATAAACCTTGTGTATGTTTTCCGTCTCCTATATTACCTGTGGAcatgatttaaaacaaattggCAACAACGAAATACGAAAAAGGGTCGCTGGTggacttgattttgataattgacccagAAGGTCaaaatcaaagtcaaaggtcaatgtcttaaaagaaaTCTTGTATCTGATAAAAGGGGGTAGATACCTGGATGGAGTGTATGTATCACACTTTTTGAGTTATGtcataaatgttgatatttaaCTACAAATACTGCCACCATTTGGTCATATATGCATATGTCGCAAAACAAAATGACGTGTATATGTCcaatatgacatgtcacctGTGTgacaggtttgaaagaaatcagatctAGGTATTGCACGTCTGGGAAATGATTTGTTATGAATGGACAGATAGAtgaatggacggacggacagacagacagacagacagacagacagacagacagacagacagacagacagacagacagacagacagacagaacccatTGTAGTTGTGATCCCTTCGGGGGAATAAAACTAAATTTTAGTGAGGCCTCAGCCCCCACACCCATCCCACACCCATTCTAACTAAATtggacaaaattgaaaatcgtttcagacagaaaatcagtatgtagtagtatatatgtagtgctttgaatacaaagccagaatgtagtagtatgtagtgctatgaatacaaagccagcatgtagtatgtagtgctatgaatacaaagccagtatgtagtgatatgtagtgctatgaatacaaagcaagtatgtagtagtatgtagtgctatgaatacaaagccagtatgtagcaatatgtagtgctatgaatacaaagccaatatgtagtagtatgtagtgctatgaatacaaagcctgTATGTAGTGCTaggatacaaagccagtatgtagtagtatgtagtgctgtgaatacaaagccagtatgtagtagtatgtagtgctatgaatacaaagccagtatgtagtagtatgtagtgctatgaaaacaaagccagtatgtagtagtatgtagtgctatgaatacaaagccagtatgtagtagtatgtagtactgtgaatacaaagccagtatgtagtagtatgtagtactgtgaatacaaagccagtatgtagtagtatgtagtgctatgaatacaaagctagtatgTAGTAATAAGTAGTGCTAtcaatacaaagccagtatgtagtagtatgtagtgctatgaatacaaagccagtatgtagtagtatgtagtgctatgaatacaaagtcagtatgtagtagtatgtagtgctatgaatacaaagccagtatgtagtagcatgtagtgctatgaatataaagccagtatgtagtagtatgtagtgccatgatacaaatttaataatttgATGTACTTATGTAAAGTATCAATTCAAATACGTTGGGATATATagtatgacagacagacagttcaATCAAAACAGATGATAATTCAGTTAAACTAACAGAGGCATGATAATCCTGAGCTGATAGAAAAAACAAGATACCTCTACTACGAAGGTCAGTTAAGTTATTAACTTACTCATTATTGACGTAACCTGTGGATTCCAACATGTTTCCATGGATGAATGATACCGCTCTGAGAGCCCCTTCAAACGTAGATCCAGCACCACCACGGAGAGGCCAACTTCGGCCGTGAGTTGGAAAGTTGCCATGCTAGTTGAATTAAACAAACATcaaaaatattgacatgaaaACCGTATTGTTACCTTTTCTACCCATCTGTATATAATAACTTTGGTTTTCGCTTCAAAGTGTTTCTGAGATCTGTCCCCCTTACACTATTTCTTTATCGGTATATATTATCCTCCCATTTCTTTACTGCCGTAACTCCCTGTCCCTTTTTCTATCATATTGGAAATCGTTAACCTCTtttgtcaaaacattccaaCAGTAAAGGAAGGAAGATGGCTCAGGAATCAGCTTATCTATTGGAACACAAATATAATTTGTTCAACAATGGTAAATTAGCTTGTGGTTATGACACAATTTGTTAAGCTTACATTGGAAATGATGAAATGATGCAATTATACGAAATGCATACAACaaatttcctttaaaaatgGTTTGCGCAATGATCGATATTATCTGTGAGACTGTCTAACTCTACAGGTCTGGAAGATCTACCATAATTATGTGCAAAGAAGTATCCTTTACTAGTTTGTTAGAAGTTTGTTAAAGTTCTGCAATTCGGTCGTTCATACGAATTAGAGTCTCTTAGACTACACAACATACTGAGCTTAGCTAGAATGCTGATGGAACTTGTTCATCGAGGAGACTCCAATGTTTCAAAAGATACATTGCATGGACTTTCTCAAACattaacaattaaaaataaCTTACATCatttaagtaaataaataatgtatcaTCCCACATATCTTTTGCCTTCAGAGCATCAGTTACATTTCCAACTGCTTCATCAAGCATTGACATCATTCCTGTAAGGTCAAATGTTACAGACGGATAAGTACATTGAAGCAATTATTTCCGTtcttgctgttgttgttggggAGACGCTTATTCTTGCTGCATATTTACTTATTGCATCAGTTGTTATTGGCAGAATTAGAAGTCAAAGCTGGTATTTAGGCGTAAAACATAAACACAATAACCACAGCCCCCAATTTGTCTCCTAATGTGAAATTCATTTTTCTCCTCATTTTACAATCTTTGTGATACTATTTTCAGTGGTCCGGAAATGCTACTGTGAATAGAATTAGTATTTCCACTCAACTGTATACATCCATAAGGAAGATAAATGCGAACGTGTTCAAAACTGAGGCAACAGCAAGATTAAAATTTTGCAATTGAGAAATTGGTTAAAATATAACTGCTGGCAAGTTATTTCTGGCTAGTAATCCAATGATATAACACGTTACCTATATATATGCCTACCATATATATGCTTACCTGCTCTCATCCATGCCCTAGAGACATTGGAGAACTACGAAGCTTCACAGAGCATTATACACACTATTACCAATGACATTCCAGGGACCAATTCATATGCACATATTGGACGACTTATTATCATCATACCAAGTTACAATAATGGTTAAAGACATGAATTCGTCGATTATAGTACTCTAGCGTGGTGGTCACGGTGTCTCCAAAATAGACTAGACTTACCTCGTTGAACGCGAAGATCTGGATCTTCTGTAGTCGACGTATACAAATCCTTAAATCTATCGGGTACCTGTTAAATCagaaataattgtaatttaagatcttgatgatgatgatgatgatgatgatggtggtggtggtggtggtggtagtgatggtggtggtagtgatggtgatgatgatgataacataCAGAGTACATAACTTATCACGTAGATTTCTTTCTGATACATTGGTTTGTCCTCTAGAAATTCAGCTTAAATGTTTCACCTACATGACGTTTTGATAAAAGAGATGTATACGTTAAATATTGGAAGCACAGCACATAAAGTATCACacaaattgtacaaatacacttACCATGTATGGAACATGGGTTAACATGGATGCGTAATACAGAAACAAGGGTCTTTTTCCATTGTGTCGATTGATAACATCCACCGCCCTCTCATTTATCATTTCCTGAATAAACGATATAAATGAAATGTAGTTAAGAAATATTGTAGGaaacatattgtatgtatgtatgtatgtatgtatgtatgtaggcagtaatattttctttCTGATTTAGTCTATGACGCacatcctctctctctctctctctctctctctctctctctctctctctctctctctctctctctctctctctctctctctctctctctctctctcgccctTTCATCCATAATCAATTCTGCAACATTTCCATAAACATGTTTCAAAATTATAACCATGGAATAGTTATATCCATATTTTATAGCACAGCATATCGTTTTAAGGTCAATATTCCGTTTCATAAGTTATGACTATAATGTTCCAGATAGAGAACATAATGTATGATAACAAAAGACTTCATAAGTCTTTTTCACAGTGTTCTTTGAGACCCACACCAGGTCATTACAGTGTATTTCCTTGTCATACTGACACGGCTTACGACATAACCATACATGTTTCATAACAATCTATAAATAAAGAATGTCCAATAAAATGGTATATATACCGATACATGGCGTCCTGCTTGATTCAACACTATGCCTGTATTGTCGTAAAGTGCTGGATACTGTCCAGTAGTACCATTTTCATCAGCTGGATAAAATATAAAAGATAATTTTCttcataaatatgtttacatcTGGTTGTTAAATGTCATATTACAGTCTATAATACTATAAACAGGTACGTACGTACCAAAGGCAGAACTATTAGAAATGTAGACAAATTGTGATATGAAGAGTTGTATTAACGGCATTTTAATGACGGAGTCTCCCATATATTTATGCATTTTGTGTATTGAGATGCCCCGAGGAATGATATACAAGTTTCATAGATTCCAGATAAACAGTgtacaaaagaaacaaatttgTACCAAATGTAATATGTGCTCTCCGTATTACGAGCTCTTAAATGACAATAGTCAATTACATTCAAATAATTTTATAGTAACAGCATTACAGTAAGACGCcttttattttacataatattataataattacaaCCTTTACTTATACATGACAGTTCtgtaaaatttcaataatttgtcTCACAAGATGTTCAGTGAGGGACCCCATGGGTGCAGTGTTAATGCAAGGAAAAACCGTGTCGTTTGGAAGAGACAAGCTGATATGTCTTACTTGCAGCATGGACAATTTCACCAGGGCTAGTAATAAGAGGCCCGGTAGTTTACTCACTCGTCCACCGACAACCTGATACAAAGTGATGCATCAAACCTATGCACAGGTTGGGGGAGGGGCTATTTTGGGAAAATGCAATCTTTACTGGATGGGCCACTTTGGCTGCAGTCATCGAAGCTGGGGGTGGGGTAAATGTTCGTTGTTCGCAGTCAAAGCACCGCCACCCAATCCGCAGCCAGGTGACATATATCGGTCCCTTACTTACTCCATGGATAGGTGTGATCGTAATATTCCACACGGGACTGCAGGGATCCATAAAAAGAGTCAAATCCACGATGCAGAGGTGTATAATCCCAATTGCATGCACCAAGGTGCCACctgtgtatatatttacatcGATTAATTTCACAGTAATAGTTATAGATTATATATTTACCATTGGGCATATGCTTTAAAGTTAAGACCCTAATGGAAATTATAGTCGTTAGTATCATCGAACAACCTTGCAAATAATGACTGCCGTTAATTCCTATATATGTATCAATGActtcatttatccatccattTTCAGAGGTTTTGGTTGTGATATACATGTTTTGGGGAAGTTTCAACTTGTCATGATGTCGGAAAGGGAATCTTAAGTAACATAACTTTCAACAACTATTTGTCAGATCTATTCTTTTGAACTCAACACTGaaagaaatagttttattaCGGTGAAATTAGTTTGCATGCAGTCAATCACTTTATGGATGTTAGGCTGCGTTCACAAaagcttgggggggggggtcgggatTTTTTTTTAAGCACCCCCTTGCCATAGCCCAATTTTtttaagtacccccccccccagtaccTGGATCTAAACTGTAGAAGTACCCCCCCCGTCCTCCATTTTAAAAGCAGATAAAATGatcatacaatacatacatacatacatacatacatacatacatacatacatacatacatacatacatacatgcatgcacacacatacatacacacacacatacctacctacctacctacctacctacctacctacatacatacatacatacatacatacatacatacataccggtatatACTGATCACATTACCATCCAAGTACCCTGcctgtaaaaaaaatgtctacgaagacattttctttgcaaaaattaaaacaatgtgtTTTACTCTTCTGTCCCTTTGGCACGTACTGAGATATTTCGGAACTTTTTCAAACATGCCAGTGTCCTTTTTTAGCTCAAGTGTTTTTGAAGTGGGCATATGATAATTTTTTAATTGATAGCAACATGTCTTTAGATATTCACGTTTGTGGGGATACATGGACTTGGAGACTCCTAGTTTTTATCTGAAGACAAAACCTCTCTAATACACCTAAAAGAAAATTATTGCCATTACTTGATTAATAGGCTACATGTAATTGTTGTTACATGATCACTGAAGTATTTGATTTCTGTGCAGCAGTGTATTATTTCCTTGATGTGTTGCAGTTGAATGTCTTCTTAATTACAGTTGCAAATGTTGATGCACATGCTatttaaaaatagttttgtaCTTGGAATGTACTAGTTCAGTATCCTAATTGTACAGTAAAATGACAATTTGTCAAGGAGAGAATGACATTATATAACAGTATGAAATGCAGTCTTGCTCTTGTTTGATTTAGTTGAATATACTGTCAAGAGAAAGTAAATGTATAACTCAAACAAGCCAAGCCACATTTTCAAGTCACAGAATATTGTATCCAGTGGTATATTGGTATTGATATTTACATAGTACATGCACTATATCTGTGTATCGTCTTCTTTCGATGTTTTTTGCAAAACCCTTaagtgtgttcatttacatttttgacTTCCAtgtggtagctctccttccagatTTTGtgtatatgaaaatgtcattttcaccCATCATCACTGTTATCATCGTCATCAGAACCAATCTCTCCTTCAACTACATCTGAGTTTGAACTatctgtatcatcattctcactgtcgTTATCATTGTCTTCAAATGACACATCACTCTCACTACCtttatattgataataatgGCATCTTACAGCTTCAACTTTATCTTTCTTGCGCATTCCTGCTACAGTTTGTTAAGTTCTTTCACTTTTAATTTGGCAATGCCACCATTTTTCAGTCataattctcaaaaaaaaaatttcagcaCGCTGCTGCctttcctctttttttctttccctcacTGAAGcaagtgttttctgttgttctaaatgaaTGACGGCTGCCTTTAATATGTCTTGCTTAACACAAAGTGTCTTgcaacatttttacttgacactGGCTGCTTATTGAATAAGTGCTTTACTTGTGCACGGGGTGAAAATCATCTGATGATCTTTCACTTCCATCATCTCTTCTTGGTGGTGTTGAGAAAACATCCATGTTGGTAGTGACTTTGTTTTGGAGGATCTGGCATGGGTCGtgggattcttgacatgataggtccagtccatccacctgcCCTTGAGGACATTCTACTTTGACAGCACGCTGAgatatacttttgttttaaaaaaaacttctgagttttctttaatatataaaatgttgcaTCCATATTTATCGTCAATGCTATGTGCTAACATCAGTTTACAATAGTTAGATATCACTTAGGAACAATGAAAGGATGGTcatatcaaacaaaatattttcagtattaaAAGTGGAAAGGGAAATTTGAAACATACAATACCGTATAGCTTATATGTGTGGTGAAAAGAGCAGATGATTATGACATTTATTCCTTTGTGTTGTGATAGTGCATGCAATCATTGGAATCGGGGGGATTTTGCTCTAAatgtattttgacatgtttgctGAAACTGATTTTTGCACATAGCAGAGGAAATGGCTAATTGATAGAACTCTGGTGCTGGATATGTTCAACTGTGAAACTACTTTCTACACACTTAAGATACTGGTATTTTTTGGACCAAAAACAACAAGTGCCATTAAACTCTCAAATTGATGCATGACGTCATACATGCAATTTGAAGGATTTTAAAATTAGACATTTGTTTGGCACATGTATTAATTTGTTAACAACTTtcgtgtttttgttgttgttatcgtTGAAAAAGGTTGACCAACTATTAAAAGGTTAATATTCCCATGTATGAGGAGTCGTCATGAAGTCAATTTATTCTTTAGGTATCCTCCCATGacccacattattttttcagataCCCCCTAAAACTGTGCATATTTCTTCGaataccccctcccccttcaaATCCCCCCctacaagtttttgtgaaagcggCCTTAGCGATTTACACAGGGAAACGCCACTATGAGGCCCCTTTGTCTTGTACACGTATTTCTGTAACCTTAAAAACATGATCACCATGACGCTAGACTTACTTTCCAACCATATGAGTTGCATATCCCAACGGTTTCAATGCTTCGGCTAATGTTGTAAAATTACGTCTCAGATAGGATGGTTTTTGTGGGCCAATAGTAATATGCTGGAAGACACAATAGAATGCAACGTAATAGAGagaaaattatgttattttttcaaacatGAAAGCTATATATGATTATTAAGCATTCAATGGAAAGAGgttcactgactgactgactgactgactgacatgacgggttggttggttggttggttggttggttgattgattgattgattgattgattgattgattgattgattgattgattaattgattgatcacTATATCATCCAGGCTGCAGGATCTTAGTgcaattattatttcaaatttgtagaATCACATGcgaaattatgaaaacaatatcGCCATAGATTGTACTGATAATTGCCATTCAATGATATTCAACAAAAATAGGTCAGCATAGTGAGTAGTGGAAAGGTGCTCGGCAGGCATGAATCTACAAGTagcatttatttcaattttttgaaaacatgttttaCGTATATGATCCGACCAGAAAATAAGCTGAATTATTAAATGTAAGGATCAATTATTGTTAATGTTTCAACGTTTCTGGATGACTTGCCGAAATGCGGCAACGCTGTCTGGCTGTTACGCCACGGGTTTCATTACaacagtttgttatttttttctgtcaaaatataaaatttagcATATTGATTTTGGGTTTAGGGACAGACGCGAGAGGCCTGATTTTCAATGGGTAGGATATGTACCATATATCACCTTGCTGAACCCATAAAGTCATAGTGTCTGTAGATACAAAACAGCGTTCTACTTACGGTAAGTCCAGCTCTATGTGCATAATAGCCCGTTAGAAGTGACGCACGAGTCCTGCAGAGGGAATACAAAATATGCAATGGTGTTGTTACACACAAGTATTTACTATTTAATGAAATATGATGCAGATGCCGttaatttgttatatataaGTTATTAATAAGCAGTCTGCCGATgagtttgttaaatgtttgtttgtttgtttgtttgtttgtttgtttgtttgtttggttggtaaATGAaacgtatgtgtgtatttaaGAGGAGATATTGTTTTCTATGCTATGTAGTTCCGGCAAGCTTAGCGTAGTGTCTGTGTTTAGAATCGTACGGTAGTTAAACTGTTATTATTGGCAGGTTTGATT is from Glandiceps talaboti chromosome 1, keGlaTala1.1, whole genome shotgun sequence and encodes:
- the LOC144435729 gene encoding arylsulfatase B-like; this translates as MTGMNTLEVEMKKPHIVLIMSCSNGWGDYSWHNPIMQTPVLESLAKEGVLLNQTYVQTLCTPTRASLLTGYYAHRAGLTHITIGPQKPSYLRRNFTTLAEALKPLGYATHMVGNISQRAVKVECPQGQVDGLDLSCQESHDPCQILQNKVTTNMDVFSTPPRRDDGSERSSDDFHPVHNESDVSFEDNDNDSENDDTDSSNSDVVEGEIGSDDDDNSDDGWHLGACNWDYTPLHRGFDSFYGSLQSRVEYYDHTYPWTDENGTTGQYPALYDNTGIVLNQAGRHVSEMINERAVDVINRHNGKRPLFLYYASMLTHVPYMVPDRFKDLYTSTTEDPDLRVQRGMMSMLDEAVGNVTDALKAKDMWDDTLFIYLNDHGNFPTHGRSWPLRGGAGSTFEGALRAVSFIHGNMLESTGYVNNELIHVTDFFPTLVTLAGGKPDPNLDGFNIWDTLSKGTPTPRKEMLMNLNNYEPSRGYTIRL